Proteins encoded in a region of the Actinomycetota bacterium genome:
- a CDS encoding thiamine diphosphokinase, with product MRSAFIFCGGGPARLPVEVPDGALVIAADVGLAEANRLGVAVDLLVGDLDSVDPVDLEAFEDAGGEVRRHPEDKDATDLELAITDAIVAGAGRLLVVGGDRGRLDHLLANAVLLASPRHAAVEVDAIFGATRLHVVRGRRELVGVPGELISLFALGGPAHGVRAFGVRWPLDGAVLEPGSSLGVSNRFVTERAVIEVRDGVVLAIRPGVEDDA from the coding sequence GTGCGATCGGCATTCATCTTCTGCGGCGGCGGTCCCGCGCGCCTTCCGGTCGAGGTGCCCGACGGCGCGCTCGTGATCGCGGCCGACGTCGGCCTGGCCGAAGCGAACCGGCTCGGCGTCGCCGTCGACCTGCTCGTCGGCGACCTCGATTCGGTGGATCCGGTGGACCTCGAGGCGTTCGAGGACGCCGGCGGCGAGGTGCGGCGGCATCCCGAGGACAAGGACGCCACCGACCTCGAGCTCGCGATCACCGACGCGATCGTCGCGGGCGCGGGGCGTCTCCTCGTCGTCGGCGGCGATCGTGGCCGGCTCGACCACCTGCTCGCGAACGCCGTGCTGCTGGCCTCCCCTCGTCACGCAGCGGTCGAGGTCGACGCGATCTTCGGCGCCACGCGCCTGCACGTCGTGCGCGGCCGCCGGGAGCTCGTGGGGGTGCCCGGCGAGCTGATCAGCCTGTTCGCGCTCGGCGGGCCGGCTCACGGCGTGCGTGCCTTCGGGGTGCGATGGCCGCTCGACGGCGCCGTGCTGGAGCCCGGCTCGAGCCTCGGGGTCAGCAACCGTTTCGTCACCGAGCGCGCCGTGATCGAGGTACGCGACGGCGTCGTGCTCGCGATCCGGCCGGGCGTCGAGGACGACGCATGA
- a CDS encoding thiamine ABC transporter substrate-binding protein: protein MKARAPVAALALLALVAGACSGSEETADGPQPTVTVTLLTHDSFDVSRDVVRAFERESGIDLQIVPAGDAGQLVNRAILTAGNPEGDVLFGVDDNLFPKAVEEGVFEPYESPELSRVEEAYELDPTHAVTPVDHGDVCLNVDLGWFGERGLPPPGDLGDLTEGRYRGLTVVENPATSTPGLAFMLASIVRFGDDGWQAFWRDLRANDVLVVDGWEQAYFGEFSGAGGGEGERPIVVSYATSPVAEVVFAEETLDRAPTAAVIESCYRQVEFAGVLAGTEHPREAGAVIDFLLSRPFQEDVPLRMFVFPVVGDAELPEEFVRWGEEPESPLALPPEQVSAEREAWVQTWTDLMLG from the coding sequence ATGAAGGCACGCGCCCCCGTGGCGGCGCTCGCGCTCCTCGCGCTCGTCGCCGGCGCCTGCTCGGGCAGCGAGGAGACCGCCGACGGCCCGCAGCCGACGGTCACCGTCACGCTGCTCACGCACGACTCCTTCGACGTCAGCAGGGACGTCGTGCGCGCGTTCGAGCGAGAGAGCGGCATCGATCTGCAGATCGTGCCTGCCGGCGACGCCGGGCAGCTCGTGAACCGGGCCATCCTGACCGCGGGCAACCCCGAGGGCGACGTGCTGTTCGGCGTCGACGACAACCTGTTCCCGAAGGCAGTCGAGGAAGGCGTGTTCGAGCCGTACGAGTCGCCCGAGCTCTCGCGGGTCGAGGAAGCCTACGAGCTCGATCCGACCCATGCCGTCACGCCGGTCGACCACGGGGACGTCTGCCTCAATGTGGACCTGGGTTGGTTCGGAGAGCGGGGCCTCCCGCCGCCCGGAGACCTCGGCGACCTCACCGAAGGGCGGTACCGGGGACTCACCGTGGTCGAGAACCCGGCGACCTCCACGCCCGGGCTCGCGTTCATGCTCGCGTCGATCGTCCGGTTCGGCGACGACGGCTGGCAGGCGTTCTGGCGCGACCTGCGCGCGAACGACGTGCTCGTCGTCGACGGCTGGGAGCAGGCCTACTTCGGCGAGTTCTCGGGAGCGGGCGGGGGGGAGGGCGAGCGTCCGATCGTGGTGTCGTACGCGACGAGCCCGGTCGCCGAGGTGGTCTTCGCCGAGGAAACGCTCGATCGGGCGCCGACCGCCGCGGTCATCGAGAGCTGCTACCGCCAGGTGGAGTTCGCCGGCGTGCTCGCCGGCACCGAACACCCTCGCGAAGCCGGAGCGGTGATCGACTTCCTGCTGTCGAGGCCCTTCCAGGAAGATGTGCCCCTGCGCATGTTCGTCTTCCCGGTGGTGGGCGACGCCGAGCTCCCCGAGGAGTTCGTCCGGTGGGGCGAGGAGCCCGAGTCGCCGCTCGCCCTGCCGCCCGAGCAGGTCTCGGCCGAGCGGGAGGCGTGGGTGCAGACGTGGACCGACCTGATGCTCGGCTGA
- a CDS encoding iron ABC transporter permease, whose translation MDRPDARLSRATAGRLALAAVPAVFLGLFFVYPLVSIVGSVVGDVSPGTVLGDARLRGVIWFTTWQAVVSTAMTLAAGLPAAYLLARFRFPGRSALRVATLVAFVLPTVVVGAAFAGPRPSLAALFAAHVFFNLAVVVRVVGGFWSQLDPAYEDVAAEIGATGLRRFTDVLLPLARPSIVGAATLVFLFTFTSFGVALLLAGPARATIEVEIFRQTSQLLNLPVAAALTLVQLAIVSGLLWATSVTETRTGVRQQVVASTDAARRPRTRGERLFVAVVAPLLAVAVVAPPMRLLWRSVRTPTGLTLRRYLDLGDVREGSALPISPLDAVATSLRVAVGAAVISIVVGVVSAWVVANSRRGSWLRGLSAVPLGVSAVTIGFGYVVAFDAGVLDLRGSVFLLVAAQAVVAVPFVVRLVEPVLSATGVELREQAAALGASPWQTALDVVLPVASRAILGAGAFAFAVALGEFGATAFVARLDSPTMPVAIVRLLSQPGAASVGQATAMSVVLMAVTAAITVAIDRFRVGAFGRI comes from the coding sequence GTGGACCGACCTGATGCTCGGCTGAGCCGGGCCACCGCCGGACGTCTCGCGCTCGCCGCCGTGCCGGCGGTGTTCCTCGGCCTCTTCTTCGTCTACCCGCTCGTCTCGATCGTCGGGTCGGTGGTCGGCGACGTCTCGCCGGGGACCGTGCTCGGCGATGCCCGCCTGCGTGGCGTGATCTGGTTCACGACCTGGCAGGCCGTGGTGTCGACGGCCATGACGCTCGCGGCCGGCCTGCCGGCCGCGTACCTGCTCGCACGCTTCCGGTTCCCGGGGCGGTCGGCCCTGCGGGTCGCGACGCTCGTGGCCTTCGTGCTGCCGACCGTCGTCGTCGGCGCCGCGTTCGCGGGTCCTCGACCCTCGTTGGCCGCCCTGTTCGCCGCGCACGTCTTCTTCAACCTCGCGGTGGTGGTGCGCGTCGTCGGCGGGTTCTGGTCGCAGCTCGACCCCGCCTACGAGGACGTCGCGGCCGAGATAGGTGCGACCGGACTGCGGCGCTTCACCGACGTGCTGCTGCCGCTCGCGCGTCCATCGATCGTGGGGGCGGCGACCCTGGTCTTCCTGTTCACGTTCACGTCGTTCGGCGTGGCCCTGCTGCTCGCGGGGCCGGCACGGGCGACGATCGAGGTGGAGATCTTCCGGCAGACGTCGCAGCTGTTGAACCTGCCGGTGGCGGCGGCGCTGACGCTCGTGCAGCTGGCGATCGTCTCGGGGTTGCTGTGGGCGACCTCGGTGACCGAGACGCGGACCGGGGTGCGCCAACAGGTGGTGGCGTCGACCGATGCGGCTCGGCGACCTCGCACTCGGGGAGAGCGTCTCTTCGTCGCCGTGGTCGCCCCGCTCCTCGCGGTCGCCGTGGTCGCGCCCCCGATGCGCCTGCTGTGGCGATCGGTGCGCACACCGACCGGGCTCACGCTCCGGCGCTACCTCGACCTCGGGGACGTGCGCGAGGGCAGCGCCCTGCCGATCTCGCCGCTCGACGCGGTGGCGACGTCGCTCCGGGTCGCGGTCGGGGCCGCGGTGATCTCGATCGTCGTGGGCGTGGTCTCGGCCTGGGTGGTGGCGAACTCGCGCCGGGGCTCGTGGCTCCGCGGCCTGTCCGCCGTGCCTCTCGGCGTCTCTGCGGTCACGATCGGGTTCGGATACGTCGTCGCCTTCGACGCCGGCGTGCTCGACCTGCGTGGCAGCGTCTTCCTGCTCGTCGCGGCGCAGGCGGTGGTCGCGGTCCCCTTCGTCGTGCGCCTTGTCGAGCCTGTGCTCAGCGCGACCGGCGTCGAGCTGCGGGAACAGGCAGCGGCGCTGGGCGCCTCGCCGTGGCAGACGGCTCTCGACGTGGTGCTCCCGGTCGCTTCCCGGGCGATCCTCGGCGCCGGCGCCTTCGCGTTCGCCGTAGCGCTGGGGGAGTTCGGCGCGACCGCGTTCGTCGCCCGGCTTGACTCGCCCACCATGCCGGTCGCGATCGTCCGCCTGCTCTCTCAGCCCGGGGCCGCTTCCGTGGGCCAGGCCACCGCGATGAGCGTGGTGCTGATGGCCGTGACGGCCGCGATCACGGTCGCGATCGACCGCTTCAGGGTCGGCGCCTTCGGCCGGATCTGA
- the hutI gene encoding imidazolonepropionase → MARGAVVAAAMATARGTRPSVEPARTTEGGVGIAWDGEGTIVHAGTADGLPWEPTLGDADRGCLVAGFVDQHTHLPFVGWRADEFEARLRGVSYRKLHGGDGGIFRSARMFAEATDDEIVAFSSALLDEMLVHGTTALELKTGYGLSVEQELRGARLARRLADEARQTCSVTLLAAHAVPAGIARKDWVRIACDELIPEAARGGLAQAVDVYVEDIAFSVDDLDAIAAATSGAGLELRVHADQLGDSGAAAASARLGARSADHLNHCSPEGVAALTASGTVAGLLPASTFFLRGEPAPARALRDAGVPIALATDANPGTSPVVSMPEVIAMAAGVYEVPPLEALTAATLNPAWVLGLADRLGTLEPGKRADLVLLEDASFAQVPYRPGHHPVVATIVSGEIAYRRRADSSVMD, encoded by the coding sequence ATGGCGCGGGGTGCGGTCGTGGCTGCGGCGATGGCGACGGCGCGAGGCACCCGCCCGTCGGTCGAGCCGGCCAGGACGACCGAGGGAGGCGTCGGGATCGCCTGGGACGGCGAGGGCACGATCGTGCACGCGGGCACCGCCGACGGCCTTCCCTGGGAACCGACCCTCGGCGACGCAGATCGCGGGTGCCTGGTGGCGGGGTTCGTCGACCAGCACACGCATCTGCCGTTCGTCGGCTGGCGCGCCGACGAGTTCGAGGCGCGCCTGCGCGGCGTCTCCTATCGGAAGCTGCACGGCGGCGACGGTGGCATCTTCCGGTCGGCGCGCATGTTCGCCGAGGCCACCGACGATGAGATCGTCGCGTTCTCGAGTGCGCTGCTCGACGAGATGCTCGTCCACGGCACGACGGCCCTCGAGCTGAAGACGGGCTACGGCCTCTCGGTGGAACAGGAGCTGCGCGGCGCGCGGCTCGCGCGCCGGCTGGCCGATGAGGCACGCCAGACCTGCAGCGTCACGTTGCTCGCCGCCCACGCGGTGCCGGCGGGGATAGCTCGGAAGGACTGGGTACGCATCGCGTGCGACGAGCTGATCCCGGAAGCCGCCCGAGGAGGACTCGCCCAGGCGGTCGACGTCTACGTCGAGGACATCGCGTTCTCGGTCGACGACCTGGATGCGATCGCCGCGGCGACGAGCGGCGCCGGGCTCGAGCTGCGGGTGCACGCCGACCAGCTCGGCGACTCGGGCGCTGCGGCGGCCTCGGCGCGGCTCGGCGCGCGCAGCGCCGACCACCTGAACCACTGCTCGCCCGAGGGCGTGGCGGCCCTGACCGCGAGCGGGACGGTCGCCGGCCTCCTGCCCGCGTCGACGTTCTTCCTGCGCGGGGAGCCGGCGCCGGCCCGGGCCCTCAGGGACGCCGGCGTGCCGATCGCGCTCGCAACCGACGCGAACCCCGGCACGTCGCCCGTGGTGTCGATGCCCGAGGTGATCGCGATGGCGGCGGGGGTCTACGAGGTGCCGCCCCTCGAGGCGCTGACCGCAGCGACCCTCAACCCCGCGTGGGTGCTGGGCCTCGCGGACCGCCTCGGCACGCTCGAGCCCGGGAAACGCGCCGACCTGGTGCTGCTGGAAGACGCGTCGTTCGCCCAGGTGCCGTATCGCCCGGGTCATCACCCGGTGGTCGCGACGATCGTGAGTGGCGAGATCGCCTATCGGCGCCGAGCCGACTCGTCCGTCATGGACTAG
- a CDS encoding peptidase E, whose protein sequence is MSDAHIVAMGGGQWPDDPVYGFIFDLTGAARPKVLFVPTAVGDADRAVATFYRSFPSHSFEPSDLALFHRTVEDLRSLVLTQDVVFVSGGNTLNLLAIWRAHGLDGILREAWDAGVVLAGGSAGANCWFEASTTDSYLLGRADPLPDGLGFVPGSFCPHFDSEASRRPEYRRLVGEGVLPPGIACDDLAAVHLIGNEVAEVLVSDAGAGARRVEPGERGDVVETPLETRLLAASA, encoded by the coding sequence GTGAGCGACGCGCACATCGTTGCGATGGGCGGCGGGCAGTGGCCCGACGACCCGGTGTACGGCTTCATCTTCGACCTGACGGGGGCGGCGCGCCCCAAGGTGCTGTTCGTGCCGACCGCCGTCGGCGACGCCGACCGCGCCGTCGCCACGTTCTACCGATCGTTCCCGTCGCACTCGTTCGAGCCGAGCGATCTCGCCCTCTTCCATCGCACGGTGGAGGACCTGCGCTCGTTGGTGCTCACCCAGGATGTCGTGTTCGTGAGCGGCGGCAACACCCTGAACCTGCTCGCGATCTGGCGGGCGCACGGGCTCGACGGGATCCTGCGGGAGGCTTGGGACGCGGGCGTGGTGCTCGCGGGGGGCAGCGCCGGCGCGAACTGCTGGTTCGAGGCCTCGACGACCGACTCCTACCTCCTCGGGCGTGCCGACCCGCTTCCGGACGGGCTGGGGTTCGTGCCGGGAAGCTTCTGTCCTCACTTCGACTCCGAGGCGTCGCGCCGGCCCGAGTACCGCCGCCTGGTCGGGGAAGGCGTGCTGCCGCCCGGCATCGCGTGCGACGACCTCGCCGCGGTGCACCTGATCGGCAACGAGGTGGCCGAGGTGCTGGTCTCCGATGCCGGCGCCGGCGCGCGACGGGTCGAGCCGGGCGAGCGCGGCGACGTGGTCGAGACCCCGCTCGAGACACGGCTGCTGGCGGCATCGGCATGA
- a CDS encoding SRPBCC family protein, with protein sequence MLVQREIVLPVPLEEAWTVLMDWERQADWMLDADGVTVVSEQREGVGVRLAVRTRILGVPAFTEPMEVVVWDPPRRLDIRHGSLVTGTGTWLLDPIEGGTRFTWREDVRLAVPVVGELAATLYRPVMRVLMGRAMQGLRGFLIATGPART encoded by the coding sequence GTGTTGGTCCAACGCGAGATCGTGCTGCCGGTTCCCCTCGAGGAGGCTTGGACCGTGCTGATGGACTGGGAGCGCCAGGCCGACTGGATGCTCGACGCCGACGGCGTGACGGTCGTGTCCGAGCAGCGGGAAGGGGTCGGCGTGCGGCTCGCCGTGCGGACACGCATCCTCGGGGTGCCGGCGTTCACCGAGCCGATGGAGGTGGTGGTGTGGGATCCGCCGCGCCGGCTCGACATCCGCCACGGCTCGCTCGTGACCGGCACGGGCACGTGGCTCCTCGACCCGATCGAGGGTGGGACCCGGTTCACGTGGCGCGAGGACGTCCGCCTCGCCGTGCCGGTCGTCGGCGAGCTGGCGGCGACCCTCTACCGACCGGTGATGCGGGTGCTGATGGGCCGGGCGATGCAGGGGCTGCGCGGGTTCCTGATCGCGACCGGCCCCGCCCGGACCTGA
- a CDS encoding cupin domain-containing protein, which produces MKPRDMRDLVWFDDEAARTEVLFETEHIWSQLICLQGAQGIGPIADTGSDAIVSVLAGEVAVQVGKGRTRMSQWNAVLVPAGTELTIRNASEEPAVVQVTAAPPPTPSI; this is translated from the coding sequence ATGAAGCCGCGAGACATGCGAGACCTCGTCTGGTTCGACGACGAGGCGGCGCGCACCGAGGTCCTGTTCGAGACCGAGCACATCTGGAGCCAGCTGATCTGCCTGCAGGGTGCGCAGGGCATCGGCCCGATCGCCGACACCGGCTCCGACGCGATCGTGTCGGTGCTCGCCGGCGAGGTCGCGGTGCAGGTCGGCAAGGGGCGCACCCGCATGAGCCAATGGAACGCCGTGCTCGTGCCGGCCGGCACCGAGCTCACGATCCGTAACGCCTCGGAGGAACCGGCGGTCGTGCAGGTGACCGCGGCGCCTCCCCCGACGCCTTCGATCTGA
- the hutH gene encoding histidine ammonia-lyase, whose amino-acid sequence MTVAIGGRLSASDVVAVAGGAPVSFGDDARARVSAARAVIDDAVASGDTIYGVTTGFGALAHTRVEPAQASTLQHGIVRSHATAVGAPLPREEARAMLLLRAHVLALGHSGVRPEVVDLMVAMLNEDVVPAVPQQGSLGASGDLAPLANLALPLIGHGDVLSPEGGVEPAVGAMARAGLSPLTLQAKEGLALVNGTQGMLAIGILSVERAATLARTADVVAAMTIEASLGTDRPFDERLQALRPHPGQAVSAANLRRLLATSPILASHRESPHIVQDAYSLRCAPQVHGATRDALDYARGVLAIEINSVSDNPIVLPDGGEVVSGGNFHGQPVAVALDTVATALVSLASIAERRLYRLLDEHQSNGLPPFLVHGSGLNSGFMLVQYTAASLVSECKTLAHPASVDSIPSSAGQEDHVSMGMTSARHAREIVANAETVLALEALGAAQALDLRAPLEPGPATRAVHATIRAHVPFFEADREFGPDIEDAVSLVREGRLIAAAEAATGGPFD is encoded by the coding sequence ATGACCGTTGCGATCGGCGGCCGGTTGTCGGCGTCCGACGTGGTGGCGGTCGCCGGCGGGGCGCCCGTCTCGTTCGGCGACGACGCCCGCGCCCGGGTCTCTGCGGCGCGGGCCGTGATCGACGATGCTGTGGCGAGCGGCGACACGATCTACGGGGTCACGACCGGCTTCGGAGCGCTCGCCCACACCCGCGTGGAACCGGCGCAGGCATCGACCCTGCAGCACGGCATCGTGCGGTCACACGCGACGGCTGTGGGTGCGCCGCTGCCGCGTGAGGAGGCACGGGCGATGCTGCTGCTCCGCGCCCACGTGCTGGCCCTCGGGCACTCGGGGGTGCGGCCCGAGGTGGTCGACCTGATGGTCGCGATGCTGAACGAGGACGTGGTGCCGGCCGTACCCCAGCAGGGATCGCTCGGCGCGTCGGGCGATCTCGCCCCACTCGCGAACCTCGCCCTGCCGCTGATCGGCCACGGCGATGTGCTGTCGCCGGAAGGCGGCGTGGAACCGGCCGTCGGCGCGATGGCCCGAGCCGGGCTCTCGCCGCTGACGCTCCAGGCGAAGGAAGGACTCGCCCTGGTGAACGGCACCCAGGGCATGCTGGCGATCGGCATCCTGTCGGTCGAGCGAGCCGCGACGCTCGCACGAACCGCCGACGTCGTCGCGGCGATGACGATCGAGGCGTCGCTCGGCACCGACCGTCCCTTCGACGAGCGGTTGCAGGCGCTGCGTCCGCACCCGGGGCAGGCGGTGAGCGCGGCGAACCTGCGCCGGCTCCTCGCCACCTCGCCGATCCTCGCGTCGCATCGCGAGTCGCCGCACATCGTGCAGGACGCGTACTCGCTGCGGTGCGCGCCGCAGGTGCACGGCGCGACCCGCGACGCGCTCGACTACGCGCGCGGCGTGCTCGCGATCGAGATCAACAGCGTGAGCGACAACCCGATCGTGCTGCCCGACGGCGGCGAGGTCGTGAGCGGGGGAAACTTCCACGGGCAGCCGGTGGCCGTGGCGCTCGACACCGTGGCGACCGCGCTCGTGTCGCTCGCATCGATCGCCGAACGCCGTCTCTACCGCCTGCTCGACGAACACCAGTCCAATGGGCTGCCGCCGTTCCTCGTGCACGGCTCCGGGCTGAACTCCGGCTTCATGCTCGTGCAGTACACGGCAGCGTCGCTCGTGAGCGAATGCAAGACGCTCGCCCACCCTGCGTCGGTCGATTCGATCCCGTCGAGCGCCGGCCAGGAGGACCACGTGAGCATGGGCATGACGTCGGCCCGCCACGCGCGGGAGATCGTCGCGAACGCCGAGACCGTGCTCGCGCTCGAGGCGCTCGGGGCGGCGCAGGCGCTCGACCTTCGGGCGCCGCTCGAGCCGGGTCCGGCAACGCGGGCGGTGCACGCGACGATCAGGGCTCACGTGCCGTTCTTCGAGGCCGACCGCGAGTTCGGCCCCGATATCGAGGATGCCGTGAGCCTGGTGCGAGAAGGCCGCTTGATCGCGGCCGCGGAGGCGGCGACCGGCGGCCCGTTCGACTAG
- a CDS encoding leucyl aminopeptidase translates to MTTYAYSSESPADVKAGLLIVPVFQGPKPGPGVRETGLARAYADSKLTGKKGEAVLVTRRDRDRFAAGAVLLVGVGPKEELTIEGMRRALGRAAGTARRFASVATTFPQAFGARQAADAVQAAAEGLGLGDYRFDRYRTKREDPTGLKRVVVVGNPRWEARGLAAAVKRGSIVVDAVCWARDLVNTPAGDMPPAEIAREAQRMARSVGLTCKVWNESQLEKGGFGGILGVGKGSVNPPRLIELTYTGAGNATPIALTGKGIAFDSGGLSIKDAKGMETMKDDMGGAASILGTMKAIARLKPKINVIAAIPCSENMPSGSAQKPGDVITHRGGKTSEVLNTDAEGRLVLADALALLAERKPQLIVDTATLTGACVVALGTAITGAFGNDDGVIRDLIAAGDATGEPIWQMPLHQDYRPLIDSSVADIKNIGDRWGGAITAAWFLAEFVGDTPWCHLDIAGPAFSDRGTDLSPRGATGTPVRALVRFVLDRAAA, encoded by the coding sequence GTGACCACCTACGCCTACTCGAGCGAGTCCCCCGCCGATGTGAAGGCCGGGCTCCTGATCGTGCCGGTGTTCCAGGGACCGAAGCCCGGACCGGGGGTCCGAGAGACCGGGCTCGCGCGGGCCTACGCCGACTCGAAGCTCACCGGGAAGAAGGGTGAGGCGGTGCTCGTGACGCGGCGCGACCGCGACCGGTTCGCCGCCGGCGCCGTCCTGCTCGTCGGGGTCGGACCCAAGGAGGAGCTCACGATCGAGGGCATGCGCCGCGCGCTCGGCCGCGCCGCCGGCACCGCACGACGCTTCGCGAGCGTCGCGACGACGTTCCCCCAGGCCTTCGGAGCGCGTCAGGCGGCCGACGCCGTCCAGGCGGCCGCGGAGGGCCTCGGGCTCGGCGACTACCGTTTCGACCGCTATCGCACGAAGCGCGAGGACCCGACCGGCCTGAAGCGGGTCGTGGTCGTTGGCAACCCGAGGTGGGAGGCGAGGGGACTCGCCGCGGCCGTGAAGCGCGGGTCGATCGTCGTCGACGCCGTCTGCTGGGCGCGCGACCTCGTGAACACCCCGGCGGGCGACATGCCGCCCGCCGAGATCGCCCGCGAGGCGCAGCGCATGGCCCGCTCGGTCGGCCTTACCTGCAAGGTCTGGAACGAGTCCCAGCTCGAGAAGGGCGGGTTCGGTGGCATCCTCGGCGTGGGCAAGGGGAGCGTGAACCCTCCGCGCCTGATCGAACTCACCTACACGGGCGCCGGCAACGCCACACCGATCGCCCTCACGGGCAAAGGCATCGCCTTCGACTCGGGCGGCTTGTCGATCAAGGACGCCAAGGGCATGGAGACGATGAAGGACGACATGGGCGGCGCCGCGTCGATCCTCGGCACGATGAAGGCGATCGCCCGGCTGAAGCCGAAGATCAACGTGATCGCGGCGATCCCGTGCAGCGAGAACATGCCGAGCGGCTCGGCGCAGAAGCCCGGCGACGTGATCACCCACCGCGGCGGGAAGACCTCCGAGGTGCTGAACACCGACGCGGAGGGCCGGCTCGTGCTCGCCGACGCGCTCGCCCTGCTGGCCGAGCGCAAGCCCCAGCTGATCGTCGACACCGCGACCCTCACTGGCGCGTGCGTGGTCGCGCTCGGCACCGCCATCACCGGGGCGTTCGGGAACGACGACGGCGTGATCCGCGACCTGATCGCCGCGGGAGACGCGACCGGCGAGCCGATCTGGCAGATGCCGCTGCACCAGGACTACCGCCCGCTGATCGACTCCAGCGTCGCCGACATCAAGAACATCGGCGACCGCTGGGGGGGCGCGATCACCGCGGCGTGGTTCCTCGCCGAGTTCGTCGGCGACACCCCCTGGTGCCACCTCGACATCGCGGGCCCGGCGTTCAGCGATCGCGGCACCGATCTCAGCCCTCGCGGTGCCACCGGCACGCCCGTGCGGGCGCTCGTTCGGTTCGTGCTCGACCGGGCGGCCGCATAG